TGTCGTTGCTAATGAAAACGCTCGTATCACATTCTATTGCTGTTTCGAATGCTCCCACAGCTTTCTTCATCGAATCAACGATATCGTTACCCGACACTTCTCGTACCTCCGCCCCCTTATTTTTCCACATCAATACTATCGTATGTTTTGATTTCTCTTCATTATCCATAACTGCGTATTCGTTCCTCGACGGATTAAGAAAGGCTGATCATAGACTTCTCGGTTCTCACCGTACACTGTAACTGATCGACTGCAGACGATTCTGTAACACACCGACTCTAAAGATAGAAATTCTACATGGTACACAAGCACCTCACAGTATAGGACCGCTTACCCCCATCAATAGCTCTAGCCCACGAACCGAGTTTAGATGCCATCCACGTTGTTTAAATGTGGACTATTCGATTTCTTTGACCCTACCCACCCCCTCAAACCCGATTACGCTCGAAATGAGGGGTGGGGGTGTTGAGAGATAGTCCAACAAGTTCAGGTAATCCGCCTCAAGATAGCGGTAAACAAACCCAGATCCTTTGACCCCCACCCCCTCGAACTAAATTACGTTCGAAATGAGGGGTGGGGGCGTTGAGAAATCGTTCCGGATCTCTCACTCTATTTTTAAGGAAAGAATCTGACTATTCATGGCAGCGTAAATCCGACAACACCTGCGCAGCCTACATTCCACAATAGCACAGTCTTTAATCTATATAAGGATTCTAATTTTATATTACACTAAGGGGGCACGTATGTCCACTTATTCGGATAATATTGGAACTCCAAAACCGGGCAGGTTCGAGACACTCTCTCGAACCCCTGTGTATCTCGTTACAAAATAACTCCAAGTCCTCTGCTGGGATACGAGTGACGGCGGTGTGGCCCCACCAGTAGCCTTGTCGTGCCGACCGAGAGACAAATCAGCATATCCCAACCCAGTGGTACAGTGCCGTCGGAAGCCTCACCGTCGTCAGGTGTAGCCCGCCTGCCTGGGGGCTCTTTGATCCTTCTCCGTTTTTAGCGAGGAGAAGGTAACTTTGCAGTCAAGTAATTCGAGATGGGAGAAACGCGCAGCAGGTGAGTTTGTCTGACAGTCGGTGAAACCGTTATATGTAAACAGGAACTGGCATACAGCCATGGAAAATCCCTTCAAAAGATCGAGTGTGCCGACTTCTTCACCGCGAGCCGAGAGTGACCAGATATTCGAGACGAAGGAACCCTTCTCGAAGGATTTCTGTCCTGACAAAGTGTTTGGCCGAGAGGATGAAATTGATAGACTTAGCATTCTCCTCAGTGATGTTGTCCAGGAGTTCGGGGCACCAAACATCCTTATCGAGGGTCAAGAAGGCTTCGGCAAAAGAACAGTGACAACGTATGTATTAGACGCACTTCAAGAGGAATGTCCGACCCAGATCACTATTCTTGATGTAGACTGTAAGGAACACAATAGTATTTACCAAATTCTTCTGCATTTGTCCTATGAATTTGGTGAGTCATTCGTTAAACAAGGACATCCAACTAGTACATTACGAAAAATCGTCTACAAGAAACTGAATGAGTTCGGTGGAACAGTTCTTATTATCCTCAATAATATTCAAGAATTGGGTCCAGATGATCAACCCGTCGCTGAGTTTCAAGAAGCGTGCACAGATGGAGATATTAGTAACGCTGAGGTGGGTGTGATTGGCCTTTGCAATAGAATTCGCCTCCCCTATCATCTTGCGGAGTCGGTCAAGAACCATGCTCAAACATCAAAAGTAACCTTTGAACCATACCGATCACCAGAACTTCGGGCTATTTTGGAGTATCATGCTGAAATAGCTTTCAAAGATGATGTCTTAGCTCCTGGTGTAGTACCAAAATGTGCAGCGATTTCGGCTCAACTCACAGGAGACGCTCGAACAGGCTTAACTCTGTTAAAATTGGCAGGAGAAATCGCTAAGGAATCCAGTGATGAACAGATTACTGAAAAGCATGTTGATAGAGCTAACTCTAAGCTTGATACTACACAATTTATTGAGTCATATGTTGAAGATTTCTCCAGAGAAGAACAGCTCGTTGGGCTGATCATAGCATTACTTGATATGAGGAACGAGTGCGAAATAGAGTTCAGACACGTTTATTCGCATTACTACGAGTACGCCGAGAAAGTAGGATTGAATCAAGTCAGCGAGCGTCGTGTCCGTGATTTTTTGTGGCCATTTGAAGAAGAAGGAGTGGTTTCTGTCGAGAGACATAATGCAGGGAGGCAAGGCGAGAAAACCGGTGAACGTGGAGGTATCTGGCATACATATTCACTAGAAGTTCCAGCACCAGAGATA
The DNA window shown above is from Natrialba magadii ATCC 43099 and carries:
- a CDS encoding Cdc6/Cdc18 family protein, producing the protein MENPFKRSSVPTSSPRAESDQIFETKEPFSKDFCPDKVFGREDEIDRLSILLSDVVQEFGAPNILIEGQEGFGKRTVTTYVLDALQEECPTQITILDVDCKEHNSIYQILLHLSYEFGESFVKQGHPTSTLRKIVYKKLNEFGGTVLIILNNIQELGPDDQPVAEFQEACTDGDISNAEVGVIGLCNRIRLPYHLAESVKNHAQTSKVTFEPYRSPELRAILEYHAEIAFKDDVLAPGVVPKCAAISAQLTGDARTGLTLLKLAGEIAKESSDEQITEKHVDRANSKLDTTQFIESYVEDFSREEQLVGLIIALLDMRNECEIEFRHVYSHYYEYAEKVGLNQVSERRVRDFLWPFEEEGVVSVERHNAGRQGEKTGERGGIWHTYSLEVPAPEIVEAARSAFTPFQKLITYEEESNWENYDR